The Prevotella sp. oral taxon 299 str. F0039 genome has a segment encoding these proteins:
- a CDS encoding DUF5687 family protein, which translates to MTKELYKRLNELFKAYRILCNHKLTASKRAIDYKENRYAKWFIYLGFIFLFAYICLLSVGLSFIKKQITEVNEMVFFFGLLPIFSLIDFLGRLFMRQSTSHLIRPYLLSPLKRKDIILSFILQSISKFTDKIFFALGIPYGFINILPTYGVTTLILFLLSFYIFVVLNSIWYNLFHSLFNHNGLFFALPICFYLGALSVSLSNQSNIIIQFIQFYGVTGSIFIAHPLRFILLQVLIICLLIAIDCKVDFYIFETQLTQDNNKRTRLIGSTSAFSSGTSLHHFIQLELFQVLRNENPRKKIIRSIILSIVFALLSVFPQDSAYGFQQCFYISYAILIIGFRNLSATMSYEGNYSSAIFFYKDFIYQHMRAKYILNATMLLIPTTILLIATKWNHISVTFIIGYALFTIGVQYFFVLLLTLFNKQTVELNNKNTTGGRKNTNYVLVIVAIFLFFIPSLFITTLQKNASETTTEIILTICGLIFIATHKLWIRAISNRINNNHYTFIEGFNASR; encoded by the coding sequence ATGACAAAAGAACTTTATAAAAGATTAAACGAACTATTTAAAGCATATCGAATTCTTTGTAATCACAAGTTAACTGCATCTAAAAGAGCTATTGATTACAAAGAAAACAGATATGCTAAATGGTTTATTTACCTTGGTTTTATCTTTCTCTTTGCCTATATTTGCTTACTTTCTGTCGGCTTATCGTTTATAAAAAAGCAAATAACAGAAGTAAATGAGATGGTGTTTTTCTTTGGATTATTACCTATTTTTTCACTAATAGACTTTCTTGGACGACTTTTTATGAGACAATCTACATCACATTTGATAAGACCCTATCTCCTAAGTCCATTAAAAAGAAAGGATATTATACTATCTTTTATTCTGCAATCAATATCTAAATTCACCGATAAAATATTCTTTGCATTGGGCATTCCATATGGTTTTATTAATATTCTTCCAACTTATGGGGTGACAACACTTATTCTTTTCCTTCTTTCTTTCTATATTTTTGTAGTGTTAAATAGCATCTGGTATAACCTATTCCATTCGCTTTTTAATCACAATGGGCTATTTTTCGCCCTCCCCATTTGTTTTTATTTAGGAGCACTTTCTGTAAGTTTATCAAACCAAAGTAATATTATCATTCAATTCATTCAATTCTATGGAGTAACAGGTAGCATATTTATTGCTCACCCTCTCCGCTTTATTCTCTTACAAGTACTTATCATTTGCCTACTTATAGCGATAGATTGCAAGGTGGATTTTTATATATTCGAGACTCAACTAACACAAGATAACAATAAAAGGACAAGACTTATAGGTTCAACAAGTGCCTTTTCATCAGGAACTTCCCTGCACCATTTCATACAATTAGAACTCTTTCAGGTTCTAAGAAATGAGAATCCACGAAAGAAAATCATCCGATCAATCATTCTTTCGATTGTCTTTGCACTACTATCTGTGTTCCCTCAAGACTCAGCTTACGGTTTTCAACAATGTTTTTATATCAGTTATGCGATACTTATAATAGGCTTCAGAAACCTATCAGCTACGATGTCGTATGAAGGAAACTATTCTAGTGCAATTTTCTTTTATAAAGATTTCATCTATCAGCATATGAGAGCAAAGTACATTTTAAATGCAACAATGCTTCTGATTCCCACAACCATACTCTTAATCGCAACGAAGTGGAATCATATCAGCGTAACTTTCATTATTGGATATGCCCTTTTTACTATAGGAGTTCAATATTTCTTTGTACTTCTTCTCACCTTATTTAATAAGCAAACAGTTGAGTTAAACAACAAAAATACGACAGGAGGCAGGAAGAACACTAACTACGTGTTAGTTATTGTTGCTATTTTTCTATTCTTCATTCCATCACTTTTCATTACAACACTTCAAAAAAACGCTTCCGAAACAACAACAGAAATAATATTAACAATATGCGGACTTATCTTCATAGCAACCCATAAGCTATGGATAAGAGCCATTAGTAATCGAATAAATAATAACCATTATACCTTTATTGAAGGGTTTAATGCTTCAAGATAA
- the rlmD gene encoding 23S rRNA (uracil(1939)-C(5))-methyltransferase RlmD, which yields MSRKKKQLPLLENITITDVAAEGKALARVDDMVIFIPFVIPGDVVDVQITKKRKSYCEGRVVRFIQYSDNRKEPFCPHFGICGGCKWQILPYEDQLKAKHQQVYDQLSRIGKIELPEFNYILGSVQTMQYRNKLEFGCSNKRWLTQEDIDSKKTFDNMNAIGFHITGAFDKIYPITQCQLMDDLQNQIRNHIYEYAIKQNISFYDLRNQHGLLRSIMVRNSNNNEWMVLVQFRFDQSNDKEKALALLEDLSNHFPQITSLLYVDNQKCNDTFSDLTVEVYKGNNYIYELMEDLKFKVGPKSFYQTNTEQAYHLYDVTRKFAGLTGNELVYDLYTGTGTIANFVAPKAKKVIGIEYVPEAIKDAKVNSQINNINNTLFYAGDMKDILSQEFIEEHGRPEVIITDPPRAGMHPDVIQTILSAAPNRIVYVSCNPATQARDLADFNKDYKVTAVQPVDMFPHTPHVENVVLLERRA from the coding sequence ATGAGCAGAAAGAAAAAACAATTACCATTATTAGAGAATATCACAATAACAGACGTTGCTGCTGAAGGAAAAGCATTGGCACGAGTAGACGATATGGTTATTTTCATTCCATTCGTAATACCTGGAGACGTTGTTGATGTACAGATAACAAAGAAAAGAAAGAGTTATTGTGAAGGTCGAGTTGTACGCTTTATTCAATATAGCGATAACAGAAAAGAGCCTTTTTGTCCTCATTTTGGTATTTGTGGCGGATGCAAATGGCAAATACTTCCTTACGAAGACCAGCTTAAAGCCAAGCATCAACAAGTATACGACCAACTTTCTCGTATTGGAAAAATCGAACTTCCAGAGTTCAATTACATTCTAGGATCAGTGCAAACAATGCAATATCGCAATAAATTAGAGTTCGGTTGTTCTAACAAAAGATGGTTAACTCAAGAAGATATCGACTCTAAGAAGACCTTTGATAATATGAATGCTATTGGTTTTCATATCACTGGAGCCTTCGATAAAATATATCCTATCACCCAATGTCAACTCATGGATGATCTACAAAACCAAATAAGGAACCACATCTATGAGTATGCGATCAAGCAAAATATTTCTTTTTACGATCTAAGAAACCAACACGGACTATTAAGAAGCATTATGGTTAGAAACTCTAACAATAATGAATGGATGGTACTTGTGCAGTTTAGATTTGACCAAAGCAATGATAAAGAAAAGGCATTAGCACTTCTTGAAGACCTTTCTAACCACTTTCCACAAATAACTTCATTGTTATACGTAGACAATCAGAAGTGCAACGACACGTTTAGCGACTTAACTGTGGAAGTGTATAAGGGCAATAATTATATCTATGAGTTGATGGAAGACCTTAAATTTAAGGTGGGACCAAAGAGCTTCTATCAAACTAATACCGAGCAAGCTTATCATCTTTACGATGTAACCCGTAAGTTTGCAGGACTCACAGGCAATGAGTTAGTATATGATTTATATACTGGAACAGGTACAATTGCAAATTTCGTTGCTCCTAAAGCTAAGAAAGTCATTGGTATAGAGTATGTCCCTGAGGCTATTAAAGATGCGAAAGTAAATAGTCAAATCAATAATATTAACAACACTTTGTTCTATGCTGGCGACATGAAAGATATCTTATCTCAAGAGTTTATCGAAGAGCATGGACGCCCTGAGGTGATCATTACCGACCCACCAAGAGCAGGAATGCACCCTGATGTAATTCAAACTATCTTATCTGCAGCCCCTAACCGCATTGTATATGTTAGTTGTAATCCAGCTACTCAGGCCAGAGATTTGGCAGACTTCAACAAAGACTATAAGGTAACTGCTGTGCAACCTGTTGATATGTTTCCACATACTCCACACGTTGAGAATGTTGTTTTACTTGAAAGAAGAGCATAA
- the rbr gene encoding rubrerythrin, with product MKELKGTKTEKNLKEAFAGESQAKTKYEYFAAKARKDGYEQIAAIFEETAINERAHAKMWFKYLEGGDIKSTAENLVEAANGENYEWTDMYDRMAREADEEGFPEIARQMRGVGAIEKRHEERYRKLLQNINDEVVFSRDGDCIWVCRNCGHLVFGKKAPEVCPVCRHPKAFFELEANNY from the coding sequence ATGAAAGAACTTAAAGGAACAAAAACAGAAAAGAATTTAAAGGAAGCCTTTGCAGGTGAGTCTCAAGCAAAAACCAAGTACGAATACTTCGCAGCTAAGGCTCGTAAAGATGGTTACGAACAAATTGCTGCAATCTTTGAAGAGACTGCAATCAACGAAAGAGCACACGCAAAGATGTGGTTTAAGTATCTTGAAGGAGGCGATATTAAATCTACTGCAGAGAATTTAGTAGAGGCTGCGAATGGTGAAAACTATGAGTGGACCGACATGTATGACCGTATGGCACGTGAAGCTGATGAGGAAGGATTCCCTGAAATCGCACGTCAAATGCGTGGAGTTGGTGCTATTGAGAAGAGACATGAAGAGCGTTATCGCAAGCTTCTTCAAAACATTAACGACGAAGTAGTATTCTCTCGTGACGGGGATTGCATCTGGGTTTGTCGTAATTGCGGTCATCTAGTATTTGGCAAGAAGGCGCCAGAGGTTTGTCCTGTATGCCGTCACCCAAAAGCTTTCTTCGAATTAGAAGCTAACAATTATTAA
- a CDS encoding asparaginase has product MTRKGKVLLIYTGGTIGMGVNHTTGALHPLDFNNFLNNVPEFKYLKTAIDTYQFTPPIDSSDMTPELWTRLVSLIEEKYSQYDGFVILHGTDTMSYTASALSFMIENLTKPIILTGSQLPIGQLRTDGKENLITSIELAASHNKEGYPLVPEVCIYFNGQLIRGNRSTKRNADGFDAFDSFNYPRLCDVGVNIRFHDHAIIKPNYSKPTVIHKDLNPNIVILSLFPGIQENITKHIFDAPELEGVIIRSYGSGNAPHQQWLMNLLSKASERGVTIVNISQCISGKVEMYRYETGHQLQSAGVISGFDSTVEAAATKLMHLKAMNLPNEELIRLMQIPLAGEITI; this is encoded by the coding sequence ATGACACGCAAAGGTAAAGTATTGCTCATTTACACTGGTGGAACCATTGGAATGGGTGTTAACCACACTACAGGTGCATTGCATCCGCTAGACTTTAACAACTTTTTAAATAACGTCCCTGAGTTTAAATACTTAAAAACAGCAATTGACACCTATCAGTTCACACCACCAATAGATTCTAGTGATATGACACCTGAACTATGGACACGTCTTGTTTCATTAATTGAAGAGAAATATAGTCAATACGATGGTTTTGTTATTCTTCACGGAACAGACACCATGTCATACACAGCTTCTGCCCTTTCGTTCATGATTGAGAACCTAACAAAACCCATCATACTTACAGGAAGTCAACTTCCTATAGGTCAATTGCGCACAGATGGAAAAGAAAATCTCATCACTAGTATAGAATTAGCAGCATCGCACAACAAAGAAGGCTATCCTTTAGTACCCGAAGTGTGTATCTATTTCAATGGACAACTTATCAGAGGAAACCGAAGCACCAAACGAAATGCAGATGGTTTCGATGCTTTCGATAGTTTCAACTATCCCCGTTTATGCGACGTAGGTGTTAATATTCGATTTCACGACCATGCTATTATTAAGCCAAACTATAGCAAACCAACTGTTATACACAAGGATTTGAACCCGAATATCGTTATACTTTCACTTTTTCCAGGCATACAAGAGAATATAACAAAGCACATTTTCGATGCTCCAGAGCTTGAAGGTGTAATCATAAGAAGTTATGGAAGTGGTAATGCTCCACATCAACAATGGCTCATGAACCTTCTTTCTAAAGCCTCAGAACGTGGAGTTACTATTGTAAACATCAGTCAATGTATATCGGGAAAGGTTGAAATGTACCGCTACGAAACAGGCCATCAGCTTCAAAGTGCAGGCGTTATTAGTGGTTTCGACTCTACTGTTGAGGCGGCAGCAACAAAGCTTATGCACCTAAAAGCAATGAACTTGCCCAATGAAGAACTAATCCGTTTAATGCAAATTCCCCTTGCTGGAGAGATAACAATATAG